The proteins below come from a single Ovis aries strain OAR_USU_Benz2616 breed Rambouillet chromosome 18, ARS-UI_Ramb_v3.0, whole genome shotgun sequence genomic window:
- the YY1 gene encoding transcriptional repressor protein YY1 translates to MASGDTLYIATDGSEMPAEIVELHEIEVETIPVETIETTVVGEEEEEDDDDEDGGGGDHGGGGGHGHAGHHHHHHHHHHHHPPMIALQPLVTDDPTQVHHHQEVILVQTREEVVGGDDSDGLRAEDGFEDQILIPVPAPAGGDDDYIEQTLVTVAAAGKSGGGGGGSSSSGGGRVKKGGGKKSGKKGYLGGGAGAAGGADAGNKKWEQKQVQIKTLEGEFSVTMWSSDEKKDIDHETVVEEQIIGENSPPDYSEYMTGKKLPPGGIPGIDLSDPKQLAEFARMKPRKIKEDDAPRTIACPHKGCTKMFRDNSAMRKHLHTHGPRVHVCAECGKAFVESSKLKRHQLVHTGEKPFQCTFEGCGKRFSLDFNLRTHVRIHTGDRPYVCPFDGCNKKFAQSTNLKSHILTHAKAKNNQ, encoded by the exons ATGGCCTCGGGCGACACCCTCTACATCGCCACGGACGGCTCGGAGATGCCGGCCGAGATCGTGGAGCTGCACGAGATCGAGGTGGAGACCATCCCCGTAGAGACCATCGAGACCACGGTGGtgggcgaggaggaggaggaggacgacgACGACGaggacggcggcggcggcgaccaCGGCGGCGGGGGCGGCCACGGGCACGCgggccaccaccaccaccaccatcaccaccaccaccaccacccgcccATGATCGCGCTGCAGCCGCTCGTCACCGACGACCCGACCCAGGTGCACCACCACCAGGAGGTGATCCTGGTGCAGACGCGCGAGGAGGTGGTGGGCGGCGACGACTCGGACGGGCTGCGCGCCGAGGACGGCTTCGAGGACCAGATCCTCATCCCGGTGCCCGCGCCGGCCGGCGGCGACGACGACTACATCGAGCAGACGCTGGTCACCGTGGCGGCGGCCGGCaagagcggcggcggcggcggcggctcgtCGTCGTCGGGCGGCGGCCGCGTCAAGAAGGGCGGCGGCAAGAAGAGCGGCAAGAAGGGCTACCTcggcggcggggccggggcggcgggcggcgcggACGCGGGCAACAAGAAGTGGGAGCAGAAGCAGGTGCAGATCAAGACCCTGGAGGGCGAGTTCTCGGTCACCATGTGGTCCTCAG atgaaaaaaaagaTATCGACCATGAGACGGTGGTTGAAGAACAGATCATTGGAGAGAACTCACCGCCCGATTATTCAGAATATATGACAGGAAAGAAACTTCCTCCTGGAGGGATACCTGGCATTGACCTCTCAGACCCCAAACAACTAGCAGAATTTGCTAG AATGAagccaagaaaaattaaagaagatgaCGCTCCAAGAACAATAGCTTGCCCTCATAAA GGCTGCACAAAGATGTTCAGGGATAACTCTGCCATGAGAAAACATCTGCACACCCACGGCCCCAGAGTCCACGTCTGTGCAGAGTGTGGCAAAGCTTTTGTTGAGAGCTCCAAACTAAAACGACACCAACtggttcatactggagagaagccctttCAG TGCACGTTTGAAGGCTGCGGGAAACGCTTTTCACTGGACTTCAATTTGCGCACACATGTGCGAATCCATACCGGAGACAGGCCCTATGTGTGCCCCTTCGATGGTTGTAATAAGAAGTTTGCTCAGTCAACTAACCTGAAATCTCACATCTTAACACATGCTAAGGCCAAAAACAACCAgtga